In Crinalium epipsammum PCC 9333, the following are encoded in one genomic region:
- a CDS encoding orange carotenoid protein N-terminal domain-containing protein, protein MPANENSGKSQALSDDTKQVVAAFEGLGTDEKLALLYFIYKEMGKSITQAAPAATDPQLAPKLLGDYLQLSNEQQLAIMREIVNREHTEYSHAYGVLKENNQLMVWFAWAQAMGHTVVDMPSGYENSAPSNDVLNRIKALDFEGQISLLRTIASNMGYTDIQAIPTQAETGKTSSL, encoded by the coding sequence ATGCCAGCAAACGAAAATTCTGGAAAATCACAAGCTTTGTCAGATGATACCAAACAAGTAGTTGCAGCTTTTGAGGGCTTAGGAACTGATGAAAAACTAGCTTTACTTTATTTTATTTATAAAGAAATGGGTAAATCAATTACCCAAGCTGCCCCAGCCGCAACAGACCCCCAACTTGCGCCCAAGTTGTTAGGAGATTATTTGCAGCTATCAAATGAACAGCAACTTGCGATCATGCGAGAAATTGTTAATCGCGAGCATACAGAGTATTCTCATGCTTATGGTGTACTCAAAGAAAATAATCAATTGATGGTTTGGTTCGCTTGGGCGCAAGCAATGGGACATACAGTAGTAGATATGCCTAGCGGTTACGAAAATAGCGCACCTAGCAACGATGTTTTAAACCGCATTAAAGCTCTTGATTTTGAAGGGCAAATTTCATTATTGCGTACCATTGCTAGTAACATGGGCTACACGGACATCCAAGCAATTCCTACTCAAGCAGAAACTGGCAAAACTTCAAGCTTGTAA
- a CDS encoding ABC transporter ATP-binding protein: MNNKYFDNVVDKNYFAPTKPVIVNLENIAKVYGVGELEVRALNSVSLTIEQGEYCSIMGASGSGKSTAMNIIGCLDKPTAGHYYLDRVDVSQLADDELAKIRNFKLGFVFQQFHLLPQLTALENVILPMIYAGIKSGERRDRAVAALTRVGLENRLHNKPNQLSGGQQQRVAIARAIVNKPVLLLADEPTGALDSRTTQEVMEIFTELNNSGITIIMVTHEPEVARMTRRIVWFRDGQVIHSHLTPEELNSVALGT, translated from the coding sequence ATGAATAATAAATATTTCGACAATGTTGTTGACAAAAATTACTTTGCACCAACTAAACCAGTAATTGTAAATTTAGAAAATATTGCTAAAGTTTACGGTGTTGGTGAGCTTGAAGTTCGCGCCCTTAATAGCGTTAGTTTAACAATAGAACAAGGCGAATATTGTTCAATTATGGGTGCGTCTGGTTCGGGTAAGTCTACAGCGATGAATATTATCGGTTGTTTAGATAAACCTACTGCTGGTCATTATTATTTAGATCGTGTAGATGTTTCTCAATTAGCTGATGATGAGTTAGCTAAAATTCGCAACTTTAAATTAGGATTTGTCTTTCAACAATTCCACTTATTACCGCAACTAACAGCACTAGAAAATGTGATATTACCGATGATATATGCTGGGATTAAGAGCGGAGAAAGACGCGATCGCGCGGTGGCTGCTTTAACCCGCGTTGGCTTGGAAAATCGCTTGCATAATAAGCCAAATCAACTTTCTGGCGGACAACAACAACGAGTTGCGATCGCGCGTGCAATTGTCAACAAACCTGTATTACTGTTAGCAGATGAACCCACTGGCGCATTAGATTCACGCACAACTCAAGAAGTAATGGAAATTTTTACCGAATTAAACAATAGTGGTATTACCATTATTATGGTGACACATGAACCAGAAGTAGCGCGTATGACTCGCCGGATTGTTTGGTTTCGTGATGGTCAAGTAATCCATTCCCACCTCACCCCAGAAGAGCTAAACTCTGTAGCTCTCGGTACTTAA
- a CDS encoding ABC transporter permease, protein MDILESVKMATTTLVANKLRSSLTMLGIIIGNASVIAMVGIGQGTQKLATEQFESLGTNVLFIIPGNQDAQRNRGEIPKTLVLADAQAIANLVPSISEVAPQIQTRQPVTYSNKNTNTQIIGATPEFLTVRSFDMATGRFISELDLQQSNQVVVLGADLASKLFGDRNPIGERIRIKNISFSVIGVTLPKGSSFGNNQDDTAFIPLTTVANRIVGRTSPYGVEISFISVSAKNAESLGAAEFQVTNLLRLRHKIINEDDFTVRNQKDTLQIANTVTGALTMMLAAIAGISLLVGGIGVMNIMLVSVTERTQEIGLRKAIGATQGDILFQFLIEAIILSAVGGIAGTLLGVGSISLISLLTPLKAAVSPVVIIVAVSVSGGIGLFFGVVPARRAAKLDPIVALRSA, encoded by the coding sequence GTGGATATTTTAGAAAGTGTCAAAATGGCAACTACAACATTAGTTGCTAATAAGTTACGCAGTAGCCTGACTATGCTGGGTATTATCATTGGCAATGCTTCTGTGATTGCAATGGTAGGAATAGGACAAGGAACTCAGAAGTTAGCAACTGAGCAGTTTGAGTCACTTGGGACTAATGTTTTATTTATTATTCCAGGTAATCAGGATGCTCAAAGAAATCGGGGTGAAATTCCAAAAACATTGGTGTTGGCAGATGCACAAGCGATCGCTAATTTAGTTCCTTCTATTTCTGAAGTTGCTCCCCAAATTCAAACCCGACAACCAGTTACTTACAGCAACAAAAATACTAATACTCAAATTATTGGTGCTACTCCAGAATTTCTGACAGTACGCAGCTTTGATATGGCGACAGGAAGATTTATTTCAGAGTTAGATTTGCAGCAAAGTAATCAAGTAGTTGTTTTGGGTGCAGATCTTGCTAGTAAACTTTTTGGCGATCGCAATCCTATTGGTGAAAGAATTAGAATTAAAAATATTAGCTTTTCAGTAATTGGGGTAACGCTGCCGAAAGGTTCTTCTTTTGGCAATAACCAAGATGATACTGCTTTTATTCCCCTAACTACAGTGGCTAATCGAATTGTTGGTAGAACATCTCCTTATGGGGTGGAGATTTCATTTATCTCTGTGTCTGCTAAAAATGCCGAAAGTTTGGGCGCGGCTGAATTTCAGGTTACTAACTTGCTTAGGTTACGTCATAAAATTATTAATGAGGATGATTTCACGGTTAGAAACCAAAAAGATACTTTACAGATAGCTAATACTGTTACTGGGGCATTAACAATGATGTTAGCTGCGATCGCAGGTATATCTTTGTTAGTCGGTGGTATTGGTGTTATGAATATTATGCTAGTTTCTGTCACCGAACGCACTCAAGAAATTGGACTGCGTAAAGCTATTGGTGCAACGCAAGGAGATATTTTGTTTCAGTTTTTGATTGAAGCAATTATTCTCTCAGCCGTAGGTGGTATAGCGGGTACTTTATTAGGTGTTGGTAGTATCTCTCTGATTAGTTTATTAACTCCTTTAAAAGCGGCAGTTTCACCAGTAGTAATTATTGTTGCTGTCAGCGTTTCTGGTGGTATTGGGTTATTTTTTGGGGTTGTTCCTGCTAGACGTGCAGCTAAATTAGATCCAATTGTGGCATTGAGAAGCGCTTAA
- a CDS encoding efflux RND transporter periplasmic adaptor subunit: MEVPLVGKVKRPLAWAFGVIAAIVIVASIGTYILINRSSPKIDINQLTVAVKSATITVRITASGTVIPFQSVNLSPKTSGRLAKLFVEQGDRVQQGQEIARMENSELQAQLLQSRANLQQAEARFAGAQTSRPEEVAQASARLAQAQAILAQAQNGSRPEEVAQASARLSQASASLAQSRSNRPRQIEQGEAQVVAASSRTNLAKQRLKRYQNLRQQGAIAQDKLDEVEAEYTTAQANTAEAQRRLDQVKNSTLQEIRQKEAAVTEAQQALRQLQKGTRYEEIAQRAADVAQARAALQQAQNGQRKEDVAQLRAAVDGARAQFLEAQSRLQDTIIRAPFAGTVTQKYATEGAFVTPTTSASSTASATSTSIVAIAKDLEIRAKVPEVDIGQIQPQQRVEIIADAYPDQIFKGLVRLVSPEAVLEQNVTSFEVRIALQTGTQQLKSGMNVNVTFLGKQLPQAMLVPTVAIVTEKGQTGVLVPDAKNQPQFRPVTIGASIQNETQILEGIKEGDRVFIDPPKGYKSQRKKP, from the coding sequence ATGGAAGTTCCCCTAGTTGGTAAAGTAAAAAGACCGTTAGCCTGGGCATTTGGTGTCATAGCAGCTATCGTGATAGTTGCTTCTATAGGCACTTATATACTAATTAATCGGTCGTCGCCAAAAATTGACATAAATCAACTAACAGTTGCGGTCAAATCAGCAACGATTACGGTTCGGATTACAGCTAGTGGTACGGTGATACCGTTTCAGAGTGTCAACCTTAGCCCAAAAACGTCTGGTCGTTTGGCAAAGTTGTTTGTTGAGCAAGGTGACAGAGTGCAACAAGGGCAAGAAATCGCCCGGATGGAAAATTCAGAGCTTCAAGCTCAATTGTTGCAATCTAGGGCTAATTTACAGCAAGCTGAAGCACGTTTTGCAGGAGCGCAAACAAGTCGCCCTGAAGAAGTTGCCCAAGCTAGTGCGCGTTTAGCACAAGCGCAAGCTATTTTGGCACAGGCTCAAAATGGTAGCCGTCCTGAAGAAGTTGCTCAAGCTAGTGCGCGTCTGTCACAAGCTAGTGCAAGTTTGGCACAATCAAGATCTAATCGTCCCAGACAAATTGAACAGGGGGAAGCTCAAGTTGTGGCGGCTTCATCGCGAACTAATTTGGCGAAACAACGGCTGAAACGATATCAAAATTTAAGACAACAAGGTGCGATCGCTCAAGATAAACTTGATGAGGTAGAAGCAGAATACACCACTGCTCAAGCTAATACCGCAGAAGCACAAAGACGCTTGGATCAAGTAAAGAACTCGACGCTGCAAGAAATTCGCCAGAAGGAAGCAGCAGTTACAGAAGCACAGCAGGCGTTAAGGCAACTCCAAAAAGGTACTCGTTATGAGGAAATTGCCCAACGTGCTGCTGATGTAGCACAAGCACGCGCAGCTTTACAGCAAGCACAAAACGGTCAGAGAAAAGAGGACGTAGCACAACTCAGGGCAGCCGTTGATGGTGCGAGAGCGCAATTTTTAGAGGCTCAATCAAGGTTGCAAGATACCATTATTCGCGCTCCTTTTGCTGGTACTGTGACGCAGAAGTATGCAACGGAAGGGGCGTTTGTGACACCTACAACGTCGGCTTCTAGTACTGCTTCTGCTACTTCTACTTCAATTGTGGCGATCGCGAAAGACCTAGAAATTAGGGCGAAAGTCCCAGAAGTTGATATTGGACAAATTCAACCTCAACAAAGGGTAGAAATTATTGCTGATGCTTATCCAGATCAGATTTTTAAAGGACTTGTACGCTTAGTTTCACCTGAAGCTGTACTGGAACAAAACGTTACTTCTTTTGAGGTGCGGATCGCCCTGCAAACAGGCACTCAGCAGCTTAAATCAGGCATGAATGTGAATGTCACTTTTTTGGGTAAACAGCTACCCCAAGCAATGCTTGTGCCAACAGTGGCAATTGTCACGGAAAAAGGGCAGACGGGTGTGTTGGTTCCAGATGCTAAGAATCAACCACAGTTTCGACCTGTGACAATAGGTGCATCAATTCAAAACGAAACACAAATTTTAGAGGGAATTAAAGAAGGCGATCGCGTCTTTATTGATCCACCTAAAGGTTATAAGTCTCAGAGGAAAAAACCATAA
- a CDS encoding sensor histidine kinase yields MNVGLENIVNNLRATLGKMEVALGAIDEAIAWTDEDGKIQWSNKTFDSLVNRNRFQILGAKLYELLPLSKEGENIPIAVHPVNIALQGKLKGTSTYEFRQESQLLILEISWASLKLLEQGTSAVLVIRDITARQQFEEELRLHREHLEQLVEERTTFLSEVNKQLQEEVIQRRQVENDLQQSEQRFRQLAEHIHEVFWLSDPHKSEIIYISPAYEEIWGRSCQSLYEQPKSFVDAIHVDDQQQVINSFAKQKLGDRTEVIYRIIKPDNSIRWIRDRSFPILNELGQVYRVAGIAEDITEAKRVEEEINKTLQREKELNELKSNFISMTSHEFRTPLSTVLLSAEMLEHYADKLSPDKKQKLYQQIGIGIGRMVQLLDDVLSINKADAGKVVFNPVSLNLEDFCQELLAEMQLTAGNKHTIVFAMSGDCSKAMMDEALLRHILCNLFSNAIKYSPQGGQINFQLSCHNFEATFIIQDSGIGIPVEDQKRLFESFHRAKNVGNIQGTGLGLSIVKRMVDLHQGTITVESEEGVGTKFIVTVPLNANF; encoded by the coding sequence ATGAATGTTGGTTTAGAAAATATAGTTAATAATTTGCGGGCGACACTAGGAAAAATGGAGGTCGCGCTTGGCGCTATTGATGAAGCGATCGCCTGGACTGATGAAGATGGCAAGATTCAATGGTCTAACAAAACCTTTGATAGCTTAGTAAATCGAAACCGCTTCCAAATTTTAGGAGCAAAACTCTATGAGTTATTGCCCTTAAGCAAAGAGGGTGAAAATATCCCTATAGCAGTACATCCAGTAAATATTGCCCTCCAAGGCAAGCTTAAGGGTACAAGTACTTACGAATTTCGCCAAGAATCTCAATTATTAATTTTGGAGATATCTTGGGCAAGCCTTAAATTGCTAGAACAAGGAACAAGCGCCGTCCTAGTGATTCGAGACATCACTGCTCGTCAGCAGTTTGAAGAGGAGTTACGCCTACATCGCGAACACTTGGAACAACTCGTAGAAGAAAGAACAACCTTTTTGAGCGAGGTGAATAAGCAACTACAAGAAGAAGTCATTCAGCGTCGGCAAGTAGAAAATGATTTACAACAATCTGAGCAACGGTTTCGGCAACTAGCCGAACATATCCACGAAGTTTTTTGGTTATCAGATCCGCACAAATCTGAAATTATTTATATTAGCCCTGCTTACGAAGAAATCTGGGGGCGTAGCTGTCAGAGTTTATATGAACAACCCAAATCTTTTGTTGATGCTATTCATGTAGACGATCAACAGCAGGTGATTAATAGCTTTGCCAAACAAAAACTGGGCGATCGCACTGAAGTAATATATCGAATTATCAAGCCCGATAATTCCATTCGCTGGATCAGAGACCGGAGTTTTCCTATTTTAAATGAACTGGGGCAAGTTTACCGTGTAGCTGGCATTGCCGAAGATATTACCGAAGCCAAGCGGGTAGAAGAAGAAATCAATAAAACCTTGCAACGAGAAAAAGAATTAAATGAGCTTAAATCAAACTTCATTTCCATGACTTCCCATGAGTTCCGCACTCCTCTTTCCACAGTGCTATTATCTGCTGAAATGTTGGAACATTACGCAGATAAATTATCTCCAGACAAAAAACAAAAGCTGTATCAGCAAATTGGTATTGGAATTGGCAGAATGGTTCAGTTACTTGATGATGTTCTTTCGATCAACAAAGCTGATGCTGGTAAGGTAGTGTTTAATCCAGTGTCCCTCAATTTAGAAGATTTCTGCCAAGAATTACTAGCAGAGATGCAGCTTACGGCTGGCAATAAACACACGATTGTTTTTGCGATGTCTGGAGATTGCAGTAAGGCTATGATGGATGAAGCACTGCTGCGACACATCCTCTGCAATCTATTCTCGAATGCGATTAAATATTCTCCACAAGGAGGGCAAATTAATTTTCAACTCAGTTGCCATAATTTTGAGGCAACCTTCATTATCCAAGATTCCGGTATTGGTATTCCTGTAGAAGATCAAAAACGCTTGTTTGAGTCATTCCATCGGGCTAAAAACGTTGGTAATATCCAGGGTACAGGCTTGGGCTTATCAATTGTCAAACGCATGGTAGATTTACACCAAGGTACAATTACAGTTGAGAGTGAAGAAGGTGTTGGAACAAAATTTATAGTTACTGTTCCCTTAAATGCCAATTTCTAA